In a single window of the Tellurirhabdus bombi genome:
- a CDS encoding baeRF7 domain-containing protein: protein MVLINSGKEKLLELAEQKHKHSISIFMPTHRRGKEVLERQDALTFKNHIQTARQTLKSQEVRPEEIDELMQPLETLLDDPNFWRHQQEGLAAFRNPDYFAVYHSPLPLENTFHINSRFLLQPLLPFAQPFPEYYVLQLGKNGVALYRANYFSIVPLDSEEEMPSSMDKVTKYYRFEKELQGFNAGMAGQGGVAAMYTSDDLANKEKNHLLADFFRLIDEGIRNLIGDQNAPLVIASVEYLQPIYREVNTYPHLHESGLTGNFDNVDINEIHRMANELLGDSLETKRQLRIEQYQNNNDNGLGSTDIRELLEAAASARIEALFVQTHTDVWGHFDEETMALTIHDSQQEESESLIDKLALLTMRYNGEVYVLDEVNLLGQQEPITAAALFRF from the coding sequence ATGGTTTTAATCAATTCAGGAAAAGAGAAATTGCTCGAACTAGCCGAGCAGAAGCACAAGCATTCTATATCTATTTTTATGCCCACCCATCGCCGGGGGAAAGAGGTTCTCGAACGGCAGGATGCGCTTACGTTTAAGAATCATATTCAAACAGCCAGGCAAACGCTGAAGAGTCAGGAGGTACGCCCGGAGGAGATTGACGAGTTAATGCAGCCGCTGGAAACCCTGCTCGACGATCCGAATTTCTGGCGTCACCAGCAAGAAGGATTGGCGGCTTTCAGAAACCCCGACTACTTTGCGGTTTACCACAGTCCGCTGCCGTTGGAGAATACCTTTCATATAAATTCCCGCTTTCTATTGCAGCCGTTGCTTCCGTTTGCCCAACCTTTCCCGGAATACTACGTGTTGCAACTTGGCAAAAACGGAGTGGCCCTCTACCGGGCTAATTATTTTTCTATCGTCCCACTCGATTCGGAGGAAGAAATGCCGTCCAGCATGGATAAAGTGACGAAATACTACCGGTTCGAGAAAGAGTTGCAGGGATTCAATGCCGGTATGGCGGGTCAGGGGGGCGTAGCGGCCATGTACACCAGCGACGATCTGGCTAATAAGGAAAAAAATCACCTTCTGGCCGATTTCTTCCGCCTGATCGACGAAGGCATTCGCAACCTGATTGGTGATCAAAACGCGCCGCTCGTTATCGCCTCCGTAGAGTATTTGCAGCCTATTTACCGGGAAGTTAATACCTATCCGCATCTGCACGAAAGCGGTCTAACGGGTAATTTTGACAACGTTGACATTAACGAAATTCACCGCATGGCCAACGAGCTGTTGGGGGATAGCTTAGAAACAAAACGACAGCTGCGCATCGAGCAGTACCAAAATAACAACGATAACGGATTAGGCTCTACTGATATCCGGGAACTGCTGGAAGCCGCCGCATCGGCACGAATCGAAGCCCTTTTTGTGCAGACCCATACCGATGTGTGGGGGCACTTCGACGAAGAAACAATGGCGCTTACCATTCACGATTCCCAGCAGGAAGAGAGCGAATCGCTGATCGACAAACTAGCCTTGCTGACCATGCGGTATAACGGCGAAGTGTACGTTCTGGACGAAGTAAATCTGCTTGGACAGCAGGAACCGATAACAGCAGCGGCTTTATTTCGGTTTTAA
- a CDS encoding TetR/AcrR family transcriptional regulator has translation MKKIAKRNRQMTMQRILAALGDVIAEQGADKAGINAVADKAGINKVLIYRYFGGYEGLMQSFTEQSDFWTIFNDQFLENNRERMTTSSQNQVWSDYMVQFARAFRHRRVAQELLKWEIANSGSALSAHMTQTRQEALQKLVNQLSPDTRHDTKAVAAILLAAITQLSFLASANYKLFDIDLQSDEGWQRIERAIRQIYTCVDQA, from the coding sequence ATGAAAAAGATAGCTAAACGGAATCGTCAGATGACCATGCAACGCATCCTGGCTGCCTTGGGAGACGTTATTGCCGAGCAGGGTGCTGACAAAGCCGGAATCAACGCAGTTGCCGACAAAGCGGGCATCAACAAGGTATTGATCTATCGCTATTTTGGTGGCTACGAAGGGCTTATGCAATCCTTCACGGAGCAGAGTGATTTCTGGACGATTTTTAACGATCAGTTTCTGGAGAATAATCGGGAAAGGATGACTACCTCTTCCCAAAATCAGGTTTGGTCGGATTATATGGTTCAGTTTGCACGGGCGTTCAGGCACCGCCGCGTTGCCCAGGAGCTACTGAAATGGGAAATAGCCAACTCAGGTTCGGCCCTAAGTGCGCACATGACCCAAACCCGGCAAGAGGCGTTGCAAAAATTGGTGAACCAGCTTTCGCCGGATACCCGTCACGATACCAAAGCGGTCGCCGCCATCCTGCTGGCGGCCATTACGCAACTTTCCTTTTTAGCCTCGGCTAACTACAAGCTGTTCGATATTGACCTGCAATCGGACGAAGGTTGGCAGCGCATTGAGCGGGCTATTCGCCAGATCTATACCTGCGTAGACCAAGCTTAA
- a CDS encoding WapI family immunity protein, protein MRLTSSTGTFEFKIIGYSPEDADWRDRNSLLCELSTVSNQEKHTQETPIRTWELNRLLENLQKIANQSSSHLTLNFSEPGLSMELVALPAEQYHLQVQLDHDLTPSWHPYNDFPCQLEITLSRQQLQEAIHDLARQLEAYPER, encoded by the coding sequence ATGAGACTCACTTCCTCTACCGGCACCTTTGAATTTAAGATTATTGGCTATAGTCCCGAAGATGCCGACTGGCGCGACCGAAACAGCCTCCTCTGCGAATTATCAACGGTTTCCAACCAGGAAAAACACACCCAGGAAACCCCCATACGGACCTGGGAACTCAACCGACTGCTGGAAAACCTGCAAAAAATCGCGAACCAGTCCAGCAGCCACCTTACCCTTAACTTCTCCGAGCCGGGTTTGAGCATGGAACTGGTAGCCTTACCCGCGGAGCAGTATCACCTCCAAGTGCAGCTAGATCATGACCTGACGCCTTCGTGGCATCCCTACAATGATTTTCCCTGTCAACTGGAAATTACGCTATCGCGCCAGCAACTCCAGGAAGCGATCCACGATTTAGCGCGGCAACTAGAAGCCTACCCCGAGCGCTGA
- a CDS encoding saccharopine dehydrogenase family protein codes for MNNYQTTNMAKVLIIGAGGVGSVVAHKCAMNSDVFTEIMLASRTLAKCDKIAAEIKELHGVTIQTAQVDADVVAETVLLIKRFNPVLVINVALPYQDLPIMDACLETKVHYLDTANYEPKDVAKFEYSWQWAYKERFEQAGLMALLGCGFDPGATQVFTAYAAKHQFDEMHYLDIVDCNAGNHGKAFATNFNPEINIREITQPGRYWENGEWVEIPAMSIHKPIEYPGIGERESYVLYHEELESLVKNFPTLKRARFWMTFGQQYITHLQVLENVGMTSIKPIQFQGMDIVPLEFLKAVLPPPDSLGENYTGQTSIGCQIKGIKDGQEKTYFIWNNCDHAETYKEVRGQAVSYTTGVPAMIGAMLMLKGVWMKPGVWNCEELDPDPFIEQMNRQGLPVQDKVNEPLSVEA; via the coding sequence ATCAATAACTACCAAACCACAAACATGGCAAAAGTGCTGATTATCGGTGCCGGCGGTGTAGGCAGTGTCGTAGCCCACAAGTGCGCGATGAATTCCGATGTATTTACGGAAATTATGCTGGCCAGCCGAACACTTGCTAAATGTGACAAAATTGCCGCCGAAATTAAAGAATTACACGGCGTAACGATACAAACGGCCCAGGTCGATGCCGATGTGGTGGCCGAAACGGTGCTGCTTATCAAACGGTTTAATCCGGTATTGGTCATTAACGTGGCTTTGCCTTATCAGGATCTGCCCATCATGGATGCCTGTCTGGAAACCAAAGTTCATTATTTAGATACGGCCAACTACGAACCCAAAGACGTTGCTAAGTTTGAATACAGCTGGCAATGGGCTTATAAAGAGCGGTTTGAGCAGGCAGGCCTGATGGCCTTACTTGGCTGCGGCTTCGACCCGGGTGCCACCCAGGTGTTCACGGCTTACGCAGCCAAGCATCAGTTCGACGAAATGCATTACCTCGATATTGTGGACTGCAACGCCGGCAATCACGGGAAAGCATTTGCTACTAACTTTAATCCGGAAATCAATATCCGCGAGATCACCCAACCGGGCCGCTACTGGGAAAACGGCGAATGGGTCGAAATCCCGGCCATGTCGATTCATAAGCCGATCGAGTACCCCGGAATAGGGGAGCGGGAGTCGTATGTGCTGTATCACGAAGAACTTGAGTCGCTGGTTAAAAACTTCCCAACCCTGAAACGCGCCCGTTTCTGGATGACCTTTGGGCAGCAGTACATCACGCACTTGCAGGTGCTGGAAAATGTGGGCATGACCAGCATTAAGCCGATCCAGTTCCAGGGCATGGACATTGTGCCGCTAGAGTTTCTGAAAGCGGTATTGCCGCCGCCCGACTCATTGGGTGAGAATTATACCGGACAAACCTCCATTGGCTGCCAGATCAAAGGCATCAAAGATGGTCAGGAAAAAACTTATTTTATCTGGAACAACTGCGACCATGCCGAAACGTACAAGGAGGTGCGCGGGCAGGCCGTAAGCTATACAACGGGTGTGCCTGCCATGATTGGCGCCATGCTGATGCTGAAAGGCGTCTGGATGAAACCAGGCGTTTGGAACTGCGAAGAACTTGATCCAGATCCATTTATCGAACAGATGAATCGCCAGGGTCTACCCGTCCAGGACAAGGTGAACGAACCACTGAGCGTAGAAGCTTAG